From the genome of Penaeus chinensis breed Huanghai No. 1 chromosome 37, ASM1920278v2, whole genome shotgun sequence, one region includes:
- the LOC125045311 gene encoding sugar transporter ERD6-like 6, whose translation MCSAPKTFGSLSVTAKQVIFALIVAASKLQTGFVIGWSTVLPKIEADNTTSFSLTERDITLLSEISMPGIAGIPGALATGPLIEMMGPKRSLQVLLLLAGILWLVQAFTPFRSVLYLGWMCSCLVYTALGPLPAVLITEISEPRIRGFLLNTSGVVVALGQLIMSVMAFLLPWDVATAVCAAPITLTAVLTYFVPESPYWLARQGRKDAALKSHDRVRTMTETVSLELQTITSAEGNRQTTMMDQIWRLGSRQYYLPVLLLAVVFILRELGGQYVVFSYTVYLFRKAGVGLDAFVCTVLVGVVRLVFTVVGAAVVDRVGRRPLLIATSLVCGAAEVVGAIFLLVDVPGSSWVPLAAVMIFVSSYGLGIGPIPWALMGELIPTPVRSIGSSVCIMNLSFFSFVISFVFPYLLEIGLGFALVLFASAHAILTLLLYAFLPETRGRSLSDLENVFKPTSGN comes from the exons ATGTGTTCTGCGCCAAAAACCTTCGGGTCTTTGTCTGTAACGGCGAAGCAG GTGATTTTCGCTTTGATCGTGGCCGCATCAAAACTGCAAACAGGCTTTGTCATTGGCTGGTCGACCGTCTTGCCCAAAATTGAAGCAGACAACACCACAAGTTTCAGCCTCACCGAGAGAGACATAACCTTGCTGAGTGAGA TTTCCATGCCGGGCATCGCAGGCATCCCGGGGGCCCTCGCGACGGGGCCCTTGATAGAGATGATGGGCCCAAAGAGGAGTCtccaggtcctcctcctcctggccggGATACTATGGCTCGTCCAGGCCTTCACGCCGTTCCGGTCTGTCCTCTACCTGGGGTGGATGTGCTCTTGTCTCGTGTACACGGCTCTGGGCCCACTTCCGGCGGTCCTCATCACAGAGATAAGCGAACCGAGAATCCGTGGGTTTCTGCTCAACACGTCGGGAGTCGTCGTCGCTCTAGGCCAACTGATCATGTCCGTGATGGCGTTTCTCCTGCCGTGGGACGTTGCCACTGCTGTCTGCGCGGCACCCATCACGCTGACCGCCGTCCTCACCTACTTTGTGCCTGAG TCTCCTTACTGGCTAGCTCGCCAAGGTCGGAAGGACGCAGCTCTGAAGTCTCATGACAGAGTGCGAACTATGACGGAAACAGTGAGCCTCGAACTTCAAACAATTACAAGCGCTGAGGGAAATCGCCAGACAACCATGATGGATCAG ATCTGGCGACTTGGTTCTCGCCAGTACTATCTACCAGTTCTTCTGCTGGCGGTGGTGTTCATTCTGAGGGAGCTCGGAGGGCAGTACGTGGTCTTCTCCTACACGGTGTACCTCTTCCGGAAGGCGGGCGTCGGCCTGGACGCCTTTGTCTGCACAGTCCTGGTGGGCGTCGTGAGGCTCGTCTTCACAGTGGTCGGCGCGGCGGTAGTGGACCGCGTCGGGCGTCGCCCTCTGCTGATCGCCACGTCTCTCGTGTGCGGAGCGGCCGAGGTCGTCGGCGCGATATTCCTGCTAGTGGACGTCCCCGGGTCTTCGTGGGTCCCGCTCGCAGCGGTGATGATTTTCGTGTCCTCGTACGGCCTTGGAATCGGCCCTATACCCTGGGCTCTCATGGGCGAACTCATTCCCACTCCTGTGAGATCAATTGGAAGTTCAGTGTGCATCATGAACCTTTCATTTTTTAGCTTTGTCATTAGCTTCGTCTTCCCGTATTTGCTGGAAATTGGTCTTGGTTTTGCACTAGTGTTATTTGCTTCTGCTCATGCCATCTTGACACTATTGCTCTATGCCTTCTTACCCGAAACTCGTGGACGGTCTCTAAGCGACCTTGAAAATGTGTTTAAACCCACTTCGGGGAATTAA
- the LOC125045312 gene encoding facilitated trehalose transporter Tret1-like, whose product MAHSLPWDVATAVCAAPMILVASLTPFVPESPYWLIRRGLKGAALESLKKLRGPTENINLELQEISSSIQGIRQITIKDQIKQLARPQNYRPFLLLTAIFILRELGGQYVVFSYTVYFFRKAGVGLDAFVCTVLVGVVRLVFTVVGAAVVDRVGRRPLLIATSLVCGAAEVVGAIFLLVDVPGSSWVPLAAVMIFVSSYGLGIGPIPWALMGELIPTPVRSIGNSVCIMDLSVFSFVISFVFPYLLVIGLYFILYLLMGIPKY is encoded by the exons CGGCTGTTTGTGCGGCTCCCATGATCTTGGTCGCCTCCCTCACCCCGTTTGTACCAGAG TCCCCCTATTGGCTGATCCGCCGAGGTCTGAAGGGCGCTGCATTGGAGTCTCTCAAGAAGTTAAGGGGTCCAACCGAAAATATAAACCTCGAACTTCAGGAAATATCATCAAGCATCCAAGGAATACGCCAGATTACAATAAAGGATCAG ATCAAACAACTTGCCAGGCCTCAAAATTATCGTCCATTTCTGCTGTTGACGGCAATCTTCATCCTGAGGGAGCTCGGAGGGCAGTACGTGGTCTTCTCCTACACGGTGTACTTCTTCCGGAAGGCGGGCGTCGGCCTGGACGCCTTTGTCTGCACAGTCCTGGTGGGCGTCGTGAGGCTCGTCTTCACAGTGGTCGGCGCGGCGGTAGTGGACCGCGTCGGGCGTCGCCCTCTGCTGATCGCCACGTCTCTCGTGTGCGGAGCGGCCGAGGTCGTCGGCGCGATATTCCTGCTAGTGGACGTCCCCGGGTCTTCGTGGGTCCCGCTCGCAGCGGTGATGATTTTCGTGTCCTCGTACGGCCTTGGAATCGGCCCTATACCCTGGGCTCTCATGGGTGAACTCATTCCCACTCCTGTGAGATCAATTGGAAATTCAGTGTGCATCATGGACCTTTCAGTTTTCAGCTTTGTCATTAGCTTCGTCTTCCCGTATTTGCTGGTAATTGGTCTATACTTCATTTTATATCTACTAATGGGTATACCtaaatactaa